One genomic region from Salvia hispanica cultivar TCC Black 2014 chromosome 2, UniMelb_Shisp_WGS_1.0, whole genome shotgun sequence encodes:
- the LOC125204760 gene encoding aspartic proteinase PCS1, producing MRKIHILLLSLLVSVSVSATQFSVPKSKHANKILVLPLKTQSKLPFTHNVTLTVSLAVGTPPQNVTMVLDTGSELSWLQCNTTQRDRPAFDPTRSVSYTPVACSSPTCTTQTLDFSIPASCDARNLCHAVLSYADASSSEGNLAFDNFTIAGSKFPGTIFGCMDSGSTTNPEEDSKTTGLMGMNRGSLSFISQMGFKKFSYCISASDFSGILLFGDSNYTWLLPLNYTPLIQISTPLPYFNRVAYTVQLEGIKVSENLLQLPKSIFEPDHTGAGQTMVDSGTQFTFLLAPAYTALRNEFINQTGGVLRVLEDPDFVFQGAFDLCFRVPLNSTGLPQLPAVSLVFRGAQITVSGARLLYRVPGEVRGSDAVHCFTFGNSELLGMEAYIIGHHHQQNVWMEFDLEKSRIGVAQVQCDLAGQRFGIRH from the coding sequence atgaggAAGATCCACATTCTCCTGTTGTCTCTGTTGGTATCAGTATCGGTATCAGCAACGCAATTCTCGGTTCCGAAATCGAAGCACGCTAACAAAATCCTGGTTCTACCCTTAAAAACCCAAAGCAAGCTCCCCTTCACACACAACGTGACGCTCACCGTTTCATTGGCTGTGGGCACGCCCCCACAGAACGTTACCATGGTCCTCGACACAGGCAGCGAGCTCTCCTGGCTACAGTGCAACACCACCCAGAGAGACCGCCCCGCCTTCGACCCGACCCGCTCCGTCTCCTACACCCCCGTCGCCTGCTCCTCCCCCACCTGCACCACCCAAACCCTAGACTTCTCCATCCCCGCCTCCTGCGACGCCAGAAACCTCTGCCACGCCGTCCTCTCCTACGCCGACGCCTCCTCCTCCGAGGGCAATCTCGCCTTCGACAACTTCACCATTGCCGGCTCCAAATTCCCGGGCACCATATTCGGGTGCATGGATTCGGGCTCCACCACCAACCCGGAAGAGGACTCCAAAACAACCGGGTTGATGGGCATGAACCGCGGATCCCTCTCCTTTATCTCCCAAATGGGCTTCAAAAAATTCTCCTATTGCATTTCCGCTTCCGATTTTTCCGGTATTTTGCTCTTCGGCGACTCCAATTACACGTGGCTTCTCCCCTTGAATTACACTCCTTTAATCCAGATTTCTACCCCTCTCCCATATTTCAACCGAGTGGCTTACACGGTCCAGCTCGAGGGCATTAAGGTCTCGGAAAATTTGCTCCAGTTACCCAAATCCATATTCGAACCCGACCACACCGGGGCGGGTCAGACCATGGTCGACTCCGGCACCCAATTCACTTTCCTCCTCGCCCCGGCCTACACCGCCTTGAGGAACGAGTTTATAAACCAAACCGGGGGCGTGTTGCGGGTCTTGGAGGATCCGGATTTTGTGTTTCAAGGCGCGTTTGATTTGTGCTTTCGGGTGCCTTTGAATTCCACGGGCTTGCCCCAATTGCCCGCCGTGAGTTTGGTGTTTCGGGGCGCTCAGATAACGGTGTCGGGCGCCCGTTTGCTCTATCGGGTCCCGGGCGAGGTCCGGGGGAGCGACGCGGTGCATTGCTTCACTTTTGGGAACTCGGAGCTGCTAGGGATGGAGGCGTACATCATAGGGCATCATCATCAGCAAAATGTGTGGATGGAATTCGATCTCGAGAAGTCGAGGATTGGAGTGGCGCAAGTTCAATGCGATTTGGCTGGACAAAGATTCGGGATCCGTCATTAG